The Salminus brasiliensis chromosome 14, fSalBra1.hap2, whole genome shotgun sequence genome contains the following window.
CACAACTGTGTTGAATTACAGTCAGATTGGCCCAGAATTCAGTGAGAATACAGTCTGATTCAGGAAGATTTTTGTCAGCCTACAGTCGGATTGGGACTAAATTCTGTTGAGGCATAGTGAAAATTTGGTTTAATTTCTTACAACCAGACTGAGAGTTTTGTTGTGCTACAGTCGGATTAAGGCTGATTGTTGTTACAATACAGTAGAATTGGGCCAGTTGTTGGGGATAGAGTTGGATTCAGACAGAATGTTGCTGGGCTCATATCAGCACTGGGACACTATTTTGTGAGAATACAGTtggattcagacagaatttgaTTGGGCTAAAACCAGACTGGCACACAATTTTGTGAGAATACAGTCGGACTGAGACATAATTTTGTTGTAATACAGTCTGATTCGGGAAGAGTTTTGTGCTACAGTCTGGGTGGGACAGAAATGTTATTGGTCTATACTGGGTCTGACTGGGACAGAGTTTCGTTGAGCTGCAGTCATATTAAGACAGAACTTTGTTGGGCTACAATCAGACTAGAACAGAACTATGTCTGGCTTCAGTCAGATTGGGGAAGAATTCAGTGAGAATACAGTCTGATTCAGGAAGATTTTTGTCAGCCTACAGTCGGATTGGGACTAAAGTCTGTTGAGGCACAGTGAGGCTAGAACAGAATTTTGTCAAATTTTTACAATTAGACTGTACAATTAGAATGTTTTGTTGGGCTCCAGTCAGACTGGGCCACAATTTTGTGAGGATAAAGTTGGATTCAAACAGACATTTGTTTGGCTACAATCAGACTGGGACAGAACTATTTTTGGCTACAGTCAGATAGGGCCAGAATTCTGTGAGAATACAGTCTGATTCAGGGTGAATTTAGTCAAACTACAGTCAGACTGGGGCAGAATTTCATTGGGATTCATTCTGATTCAGACAGATTTTTTATTGGGCTACAATCAGATCTTTATCAAACTACAGTTCAGTTCGGACATAATTCTGTGGGCCCACAGGCAAACTGGACCAGACTTTTGTATGATTACAATCATATCAGACATAATGTTGTTTCAGACCGAATTTTGATAGCCTAAAGTTGGGCTTGGATTAGAAATTTCTAGTACCCAGGAGGCCTCGGTCAGACAGACCGACATCCTACTGAAGACCAAGCCCTGGCAGAGAACACTAAACTGCTGTTCAGTAGCAAGGCCCAGCCACGGCAGCGATAAGCACCGTGCCAATCTTATCACATTAGACTAGAGGCCTTCCCTGGGGCAATGCTGGGCTATTGTTTGTTCTTGAataataactgtgtaacagaGGCTACATGCGTTGGCATGAAGAACCAAAAAGAGAGTATTGCTTGACTTGAGACCAGACAAGCTGGGGTGGATCATTGACGACCCTGTTGACTCAGTGAGGGACTTAGAACCTGAGCATAGCTCGAATTTGGGACATGTGTCAGAGAACTATGGCTCTCAAGCATTTGAAGTGACGTTAAGTCCTGAGTATAGACGTTTGGGACGAAGTAAGTAGCTATTTAGTTTTTGACGCAGTTTtgtgactggtgtgactggtcTTATAATCAGTGTGCTTAGATCAGACCATTCATTTGTAAATGAGGTCATTAACTTTAAGATTAGCACCAAACAAATCTCTGTGTCTGAAAAGCCCAATCCAGCTCATACTGCCATGCCTTTATAACatgctgacagacagacactgttATACCAGCAGACTTCATTAGGGGAGAGTTTGAGAATTTGCTAGTCAAACCCTGCTATAGCTGCGTAAGGCTCTACATAAACTGAGAGCAAACAACAGTGGCGACAACGACCAAAGTCTGACATCTCGTCAAAGGCTTTATCTAATCTCCAAACAGCACAGATAACACAAAACGAGACCTAATTCAAAGGGCAAaccacatatacatatactgtcTATTACAGATTATGCTCAATTTACAGGACTGCTCATCCCTTAGGCCTTAACAGAGGATCCTGAATTTGCCCTCAGTCATAAGTCAAAATGTCAGCATTATTTTTTTCTACTGCTGTTGCACACTTGCAGCGTTAGCATAAACCAATGACCCTCATCTAAAATTCACATTGTGACTTTGTGACTCAGACATTTgctatttaaatacatattgGGCCTTTAATGCACCCTGCTGACCCCTGTTTGAAGTTCATTCATGAATGGTCAACAGAGACAGTGATCTGCCTCACTGCTTTCGCAATGGTCAGTCACTTATCAGCTCAGGAGCCCCTAACCAAGCACTCCAACCTTGACAGTTAACCTAGGTCCATAGAACAGCATTGTGTTTCACTAAGGCTGCATAATATGAACAATATACGGCTCTACAAATAGTGTGTATTACTATCTACAGCAATCTAATAAGATTTATGATCTTTATAAGATTTCTATAAACCTTTTTGAATGTGAAtctgtcagttgttctttacactgtgtcaaaatttcttgatgaatcgaccaatagaaacgctcaaAAGgatattttgttggagtaatagCTATCTCTACCATCCAGGGAAGcatttctacttgattttggagaagcactgctgtgaaaatccgattgcattcagagacaagaccatcagtgaggtcagaatgttggatgttcaccaccccacctcatccccaatgcCCGGCCCATCCCATTCTATTACTGGAGTCTTCTGGGTGTCCAAGGGCTGACATTGCAGTAATGATTAACAACAACTTACTGTGCTGTGCTAATAATAAGCTAATCAGTTCAAGCCAAAAATGAGGGTGGTAGTAACCTAGACACTTTCAAACACCATGAACCCAGGCTTACAAAGCATGCATCAGCATGCCCGCACAGAGTAATTATGTCTTGTAatttagagctgttttggcCATTTTGCTGTACGTTGGATTCAAATAGCAGGATCATGCATCtatgtgtaattacactgttaaaTATGTAATGACATAATGACGATTTTTGTTGTAAGGGTCTGCACTTTTAAATAGTCTCTGCCCTCCAACCCCTACCAAAACAGGACCGTGCACATCACTTGAACTCCAAACATGATAAAATTTCTCATCTACTGTCAGTCAAATGTGGTACTGATTGGATGTTTTCCAGGTGTAAATGGTGCTTCATTACTTAAGAGCaatcatttgaagcacctttattttgaaaagtGTAGGATTCTTCAATTCCAGTTCTGGAGGCCTGTTCTGCAATACTGCTGGACACCAGACCAGCCAAGCCCAAAACTGAAGAAACCTGATAAACATTCTAGGTGACTTTTAGACTTTTAGGCAATGATTATGATCTTCTTGTATCCTGATATTACAGTGTCAGCTGTGCAGGTGCAATAACAGACACAACCGGTATGACAGGTTGTGTCATCTGTCCCCCAAAACTTACCTCCATACACAGCCTGGCCAGGTGCAGGCGAAGGGCTTCTCGCCTGTGTGTCTCCTCAGATGGGCCTTCAAATGGCTGCTCTTGGTGTACATCTTGGCACAGCCTGGAAAAGTGCACTTGTGCATTTTGATGAGATCAGCCACTGAGCTCTTCTGGAATTTCGAACCCCCGACTAGAAGTTCCGCGCCCTGGCCTCCAGCTGACCTGCTCTCCACAAGATCTGCAGGTTTGGCCGCAATGGGGACGGGGGCTATGCGGACAAACTTTGTGGATGTGCTGCTAAGGCTAGCGGTTGGCATGACCTGAGGGACCAGAGCGTATGTCTGGCCTTGGATGTTGACGAGCAGCTGGGCGATTTTGATGTCCGAGGCAGATGGCGGAGTTGTGGGCGCTGCGTTTGGACCTGGCTCTTGCTTGATCTGAAGGGGCTGGATCTGCAGGATGACAGGCACCCCTGAATTCTCCACTACCAATGCTTTCTCAGAGGATTCCTCTTTTTTCACCCCATTTTCAGCGTTCGTGGGGGGTGCCGGTGAGGACTGGGCACTTTTAGGCTGAAGGTTGGCTGTTACGCTGAAAACAGGCACCGTTTGGTCTAAGCTTTGCACCTGCATTTCCGGCGAAGCTGCTTGGTCACTAGTCGATGTCCCATCACTTGCCTTTTCCTTCAAGGCTACGACTTCCATGTTCTCCTCCAGAAACTCCTCGATCTCCTCCAGCGTGGGCTGAAACAGCAGCCCCGCATGGTCCTCCAGATCTCCAGGAAATATGGGGAACTCAAAGCATTCCTCTTTGGTGGCACGTTCCTTACGAGATTCCCATGCCAGGCCCATGGGCAGAACTGGAGGGACCATGGCAGACGTTTTGGCTGTGGGGGCAGATGTTTGGCTTAGGGTAGCCTGAGAGAGCAGGTAGTCCAGGAGGCCATCTTGGCTCTCAccactggagctggagctgctaCAGCTGGAGCCAAACACCTGGGACTCAGGACTGGAGCAAGAACGGGAACTGGACGAGTCGCTCAGTTCATCCTCTGAGAAAGGAGATGGCAGAACCTGGTAAACCCCCTCGTCCGTCACCATATCCGtccggtggtggtggtgggctgTCACAGAGTGACTATAAGCAAGGAAAGAGTCTTCATTCACTAGTGAGCGATCCACCATTCCTGGTCACCGCCTGTCTGGAAAAGCGCCGTCCCTCACTTGACTGCCTGTTATGAATGAATCAGCTCCTCAATTCTTTATGGGGGGGAAAAGAGAATGATATTAGAACCTggagtatttattttttcattctaGATAATACATGGAACAGGTTCGACTTACACACAGTGAGCAGTTCATTGTAAAACTGCCCATATGGCAGCCAGAATAGGTGATAAAATCTGTTATTGCACTGTTGCAAGCATATGCGTGGGGTATAGTTTACTAGGATAACCAAAGATAGCAGTGTGTATACACAAATAGTCCCTGAGTGCTAGGCATGATAGAAAGCAGATGCGAAATTGGAAACTAGGACAACTGCCAAAACAGGTCATAAAATGACGATATTTTGTGGGAGCACTACTTAATCAAAGAAACCAGTATCTGACGGCTTTTATATTGAAATTGGATGCTTATCATTATGTAATCCTTCATATAAAGCACATTTTTCTTGCTTATCAACCACAACATCTGCTACATGAAAAGTCAGTCAGGGGAACCTGTTTTCTGTTCTGGAAACAGTAACAAGAGATGAGAGATGTGTCCTAGCCTACTCctataatgta
Protein-coding sequences here:
- the klf15 gene encoding Krueppel-like factor 15, which translates into the protein MVDRSLVNEDSFLAYSHSVTAHHHHRTDMVTDEGVYQVLPSPFSEDELSDSSSSRSCSSPESQVFGSSCSSSSSSGESQDGLLDYLLSQATLSQTSAPTAKTSAMVPPVLPMGLAWESRKERATKEECFEFPIFPGDLEDHAGLLFQPTLEEIEEFLEENMEVVALKEKASDGTSTSDQAASPEMQVQSLDQTVPVFSVTANLQPKSAQSSPAPPTNAENGVKKEESSEKALVVENSGVPVILQIQPLQIKQEPGPNAAPTTPPSASDIKIAQLLVNIQGQTYALVPQVMPTASLSSTSTKFVRIAPVPIAAKPADLVESRSAGGQGAELLVGGSKFQKSSVADLIKMHKCTFPGCAKMYTKSSHLKAHLRRHTGEKPFACTWPGCVWRFSRSDELSRHRRSHSGVKPYQCPVCEKKFARSDHLSKHIKVHRFPRNSRTTRSSY